In Neorhizobium galegae, the following proteins share a genomic window:
- a CDS encoding DNA-3-methyladenine glycosylase has translation MDQQFFDRGSVEVARDLIGVELDVSGAGGVIVETEAYEPDEPASHSFRGPTQRNAVMFGPPGHAYVYRSYGIHWCLNFVCRPGSAVLIRALQPVRGLEEMEKRRRLADPLLLCSGPGRLCQALGITIEHNGLPLFAPPFELTLPQTPPLIVAGRRIGISQAVDLPWRFGLSGSLHISRKFTGKGGLAP, from the coding sequence ATGGACCAGCAGTTTTTCGATAGAGGCTCCGTGGAGGTGGCGCGTGATCTGATCGGCGTCGAGCTCGATGTCTCCGGCGCGGGCGGCGTGATCGTCGAGACGGAAGCCTATGAGCCGGACGAGCCGGCATCCCACAGTTTTCGCGGGCCCACGCAGAGGAACGCGGTGATGTTCGGCCCACCCGGGCATGCCTATGTCTATCGTTCCTACGGCATTCACTGGTGCCTGAATTTCGTCTGCCGGCCCGGCAGCGCCGTGCTGATCAGGGCGCTGCAGCCGGTCAGAGGCCTTGAGGAGATGGAGAAGAGGCGCCGCCTTGCCGATCCGCTGCTCCTGTGTTCCGGTCCGGGCCGCCTCTGCCAGGCGCTCGGCATCACCATTGAGCACAACGGCCTGCCGCTGTTCGCGCCTCCGTTCGAGCTCACTTTGCCGCAAACACCGCCATTGATCGTCGCCGGTCGGCGGATCGGCATCTCCCAGGCTGTCGATCTGCCCTGGCGTTTCGGTCTTTCCGGCTCGCTGCATATCAGCAGGAAATTCACCGGCAAGGGCGGTCTTGCGCCCTGA
- the bcsA gene encoding UDP-forming cellulose synthase catalytic subunit translates to MRTFLAAVIWALASALIVALVTLPINTRTQLIASILVVSVMGVIRLLKAGGKWRLVALAFGTAMVMRYVYWRTTSTLPPVNQLENFIPGLLVYLAEMYSVLMLALSLFVVSMPLPSRAPYGRRDRELPTVDVFVPSYNEDEVLLANTLAAARNMDYPPEKLTVWLLDDGSTLQKRKSANVADARAAESRHKLLQQLCDDLGVRYLTRERNEHAKAGNLNNGLKHSTGSLIAVFDADHAPARDFLLETVGYFDEDPKLFLVQTPHFFLNPDPVERNLRTFEKMPSENEMFYGIIQRGLDKWDAAFFCGSAAVLNRKALEVSNGFSGVSITEDCETALDLHSRGWHSLYLDRPLIAGLQPATFASFIGQRSRWAQGMMQILRFRFPPLKRGLSLPQRFCYMSSTLFWLFPFPRTIFLFAPLFYLFFDLEIFTSSGGEFMVYSLTYMVVNLMMQNYLYGAFRWPWISELYEYVQTVHLLPAVVSVMLNPRKPTFKVTAKDESVSVSRLSEISRPFFVIFFVLLVAFAISVYRVYAEPYKADVTLVVGGWNLLNIILAGCALGVVSERGERQASRRVKVSRRCEFGVGDRWFTATIEDVSVHGAGVQVYTEGFKDIAVGKRCILRFQPYSDLPISDLPIEVRNVETIGDVSTIGCRYLPERATDHRLIADLIFANSAQWSQFQVSRRHNPGLVAGTLWFLGLAIYQTARGLSYLVRNTGRDNTAGGQK, encoded by the coding sequence ATGCGGACATTCCTTGCTGCGGTCATCTGGGCACTCGCGAGCGCGTTGATCGTCGCGCTCGTGACGCTGCCGATCAACACCCGCACCCAGCTCATCGCCAGCATTCTCGTCGTCAGCGTGATGGGCGTCATCCGGCTGCTCAAGGCAGGAGGAAAATGGCGTCTCGTGGCGCTCGCCTTCGGCACCGCCATGGTGATGCGCTACGTCTACTGGCGCACGACAAGCACGCTGCCGCCAGTCAACCAGCTCGAGAACTTCATTCCGGGGCTGCTGGTCTATCTCGCGGAAATGTACAGCGTGCTGATGTTGGCGCTCAGCCTGTTCGTGGTTTCCATGCCCCTGCCGTCGCGCGCTCCCTATGGACGACGCGATCGGGAGCTGCCGACCGTCGACGTCTTCGTGCCGAGCTACAACGAGGACGAGGTACTGCTTGCCAATACGCTCGCCGCCGCCCGCAACATGGATTACCCGCCGGAAAAGCTGACCGTCTGGCTGCTCGACGACGGCAGCACGCTTCAGAAGCGCAAATCCGCCAACGTCGCCGACGCCCGCGCTGCAGAAAGCCGGCACAAATTGCTGCAGCAACTTTGCGACGATCTTGGCGTGCGTTACCTCACTCGCGAGCGCAACGAGCATGCCAAGGCCGGCAACCTCAACAACGGGCTCAAGCATTCGACCGGATCGCTGATCGCGGTCTTCGACGCGGACCATGCGCCGGCCCGGGATTTCCTGCTGGAGACCGTCGGTTATTTCGACGAGGACCCGAAACTCTTTCTCGTCCAGACGCCGCATTTCTTCCTGAACCCGGACCCGGTCGAGCGTAACCTGCGCACCTTCGAAAAGATGCCGAGCGAGAACGAGATGTTCTACGGCATCATCCAGCGCGGCCTCGACAAGTGGGACGCCGCCTTCTTCTGCGGATCGGCGGCTGTTCTGAACCGCAAGGCGCTCGAAGTGTCGAACGGCTTCTCGGGCGTCAGCATCACCGAGGACTGCGAGACCGCGCTCGACCTGCACAGCCGCGGCTGGCACAGCCTCTATCTCGACCGGCCGCTGATCGCCGGTCTGCAGCCTGCCACCTTCGCAAGCTTCATCGGCCAACGCAGCCGCTGGGCCCAGGGCATGATGCAGATTCTGCGCTTCCGCTTTCCGCCGCTCAAGCGAGGCCTCTCCCTGCCGCAGCGGTTCTGCTACATGTCGTCGACGCTGTTCTGGCTGTTTCCCTTCCCGCGCACGATCTTTCTCTTCGCGCCGCTCTTCTACCTGTTTTTCGATCTGGAGATTTTCACCTCGTCCGGCGGCGAGTTCATGGTCTATTCGTTGACCTATATGGTCGTGAACCTGATGATGCAGAACTATCTCTACGGGGCGTTCCGTTGGCCCTGGATTTCCGAACTCTACGAATATGTGCAGACGGTTCACCTCCTGCCTGCCGTCGTCTCGGTAATGCTCAACCCGCGCAAGCCGACCTTCAAGGTGACCGCCAAGGACGAATCCGTCTCCGTCAGCCGACTTTCGGAAATCAGCCGGCCATTCTTCGTGATCTTCTTCGTGCTGCTCGTCGCATTTGCGATCAGCGTCTACCGGGTCTACGCCGAGCCCTACAAGGCCGACGTGACCCTGGTGGTCGGCGGCTGGAACCTGCTCAACATCATCCTCGCCGGTTGCGCGCTTGGGGTCGTGTCTGAACGGGGCGAACGGCAGGCTTCGCGGCGCGTCAAGGTCAGCCGCCGCTGCGAGTTCGGCGTCGGCGACCGCTGGTTCACCGCCACGATCGAGGACGTCTCCGTGCATGGCGCCGGCGTGCAGGTCTATACGGAAGGGTTCAAGGATATCGCGGTCGGAAAGAGATGCATTCTCCGATTCCAGCCCTATAGCGACCTGCCCATCAGCGACCTGCCGATCGAGGTGCGCAACGTGGAGACGATCGGTGACGTCTCCACGATCGGCTGCCGCTACCTGCCGGAACGGGCGACCGACCACCGGCTGATCGCCGACCTGATCTTTGCCAATTCCGCTCAATGGAGCCAGTTCCAGGTCTCGCGCCGGCACAATCCCGGCCTGGTTGCCGGTACATTGTGGTTTCTCGGCCTCGCGATCTACCAGACGGCCCGCGGGCTTTCCTATCTCGTCCGCAACACCGGACGTGATAACACTGCCGGCGGACAGAAATAG
- a CDS encoding PrkA family serine protein kinase: MPSESLFDAFTRNYEARRETDMSIADYLALCKKDPMAYANAAERLLAAIGEPQMVDTSRDARLGRIFMNRTIRAYPAFAGFYGMEETIERIVSFFRHAAQGLEERKQILYLLGPVGGGKSSLAERLKLLMEANPVYVLKAGDEVSPVFESPLNLFDPVTMGAMLLQQYGVPTRRLSGLMSPWCLKRLDEFGGDISRFRVVRLQPSRLRQIAVAKTEPGDENNQDVSSLVGKVDIRKLENYSQNDSDAYSYSGGLNRANQGVLEFVEMFKAPIKMLHPLLTATQEGNYMGTENIGAIPFSGVILAHSNEAEWQSFKANKNNEAFIDRICVIKVPYCLRVDEEQKIYEKLIEGSELADASCAPATLEMLARFSVLSRLRKHENSTFFSKMRAYNGESLKETDPRARSVLEYRDAAGVDEGMDGISTRFAFKVLASTFNHDTTDIGADPVHLMYVLEQAIRREQFQEETEKRYIEFIKADLAPRYAEFIGNEIQKAYLESYSDYGQNLFDRYVDYADAWIEDVDFKDPDTGQLLDRELLNQELTKIEKPAGIANPKDFRNEIVKFCLRSRANNGGKNPSWGSYEKIREVIEKRMFSQVEDLLPVISFGSKKDGETEKKHSEFVSRMTARGYTERQVRRLVEWYMRVKQAG, translated from the coding sequence ATGCCGAGTGAATCCTTGTTCGATGCCTTCACCAGGAACTACGAAGCGCGGCGCGAGACAGACATGTCGATCGCCGACTATCTGGCGCTTTGTAAAAAAGATCCGATGGCCTATGCCAACGCCGCCGAGCGGCTGCTGGCGGCGATCGGCGAACCGCAGATGGTCGATACATCGCGGGATGCCCGGCTCGGCCGGATCTTCATGAACCGCACCATCCGGGCCTATCCGGCCTTTGCCGGTTTCTACGGCATGGAAGAGACGATCGAGCGAATCGTCTCCTTCTTCCGGCATGCCGCCCAGGGCCTCGAGGAGCGCAAGCAGATTCTTTATCTGCTCGGCCCGGTCGGGGGCGGCAAGTCTTCGCTTGCCGAGCGGCTCAAACTGTTGATGGAGGCCAATCCGGTCTATGTGCTGAAGGCCGGCGACGAGGTGAGCCCCGTCTTCGAAAGTCCGCTCAATCTCTTCGACCCGGTCACCATGGGGGCCATGCTGCTGCAACAGTACGGCGTCCCGACACGACGGCTCAGCGGGTTGATGAGCCCGTGGTGCCTGAAGCGGCTCGATGAATTCGGAGGCGACATATCCCGCTTTCGGGTGGTGAGGCTGCAGCCCTCGCGCCTTCGCCAGATCGCAGTCGCCAAGACCGAGCCGGGCGACGAGAACAATCAGGACGTCTCCTCGCTGGTCGGCAAGGTCGATATCCGCAAGCTCGAAAACTATTCCCAGAACGACTCGGATGCCTACAGCTATTCCGGCGGGCTCAACCGGGCCAACCAGGGCGTGCTCGAATTCGTCGAGATGTTCAAGGCGCCGATCAAGATGCTGCATCCGCTGCTCACGGCGACGCAGGAAGGCAATTACATGGGCACCGAGAATATCGGCGCCATCCCCTTCTCCGGCGTCATCCTCGCCCATTCGAACGAGGCGGAATGGCAGAGCTTCAAGGCGAACAAGAACAACGAGGCCTTCATCGACCGCATCTGCGTCATCAAAGTTCCTTATTGCCTGCGGGTGGACGAAGAGCAGAAGATCTATGAGAAGCTGATCGAGGGTTCGGAGCTGGCGGACGCCTCCTGCGCGCCGGCGACGCTTGAAATGCTGGCCCGGTTTTCGGTGCTCTCGCGGCTGCGCAAGCACGAGAACTCGACGTTTTTCTCCAAGATGCGCGCCTATAACGGCGAAAGCCTCAAGGAAACCGATCCTCGCGCCCGAAGCGTTCTGGAATACCGGGATGCGGCCGGCGTCGATGAAGGCATGGACGGAATATCGACACGTTTTGCCTTCAAGGTGCTCGCCTCGACCTTCAACCACGACACGACGGATATCGGTGCCGATCCGGTCCATCTGATGTACGTGCTGGAGCAGGCCATCCGCCGCGAGCAGTTTCAGGAGGAAACCGAAAAGCGGTATATCGAGTTCATCAAGGCAGACCTTGCCCCGCGTTATGCGGAGTTCATCGGCAACGAGATCCAGAAGGCCTATCTGGAATCCTATTCGGATTACGGACAGAACCTCTTCGATCGTTACGTCGATTATGCCGACGCCTGGATCGAGGACGTCGATTTCAAGGATCCGGACACCGGGCAGCTTCTCGATCGCGAACTCCTGAACCAGGAACTGACCAAGATCGAAAAACCGGCGGGGATCGCCAATCCCAAGGATTTCCGCAACGAGATCGTCAAATTCTGCCTGCGCTCTCGCGCCAACAATGGCGGCAAGAACCCGTCATGGGGGAGCTACGAGAAGATCAGGGAAGTGATCGAGAAACGGATGTTCTCGCAGGTGGAGGATCTTCTGCCGGTGATTTCCTTCGGATCGAAGAAGGACGGCGAAACAGAGAAGAAACACAGCGAGTTCGTGTCGCGCATGACGGCGCGCGGCTACACCGAAAGACAGGTTCGCCGTCTGGTGGAGTGGTACATGCGGGTCAAACAGGCAGGTTAG
- a CDS encoding SpoVR family protein → MTQAAMQKDRLLFEGADWDFSTLQRIHDACEEIAIGELGLDVYPNQIEVITAEQMLDAYSSTGMPLFYRHWSFGKHFAHHEAFYRRGMRDLAYEIVINSSPCISYLMEENTATMQTLVIAHAAFGHNHFFKNNYLFKLWTDAEGILDYLDFAKGYIARCEERYGETAVERTLDAAHALMSHGVHRYAGKTRLDLRQEEKRLQERRAHEEQMFNDLWRTVPAGRKRDAADVDLERRRAALGLPQDNLLYFLEKSSPRLQPWQREILRIVRHVAQYFHPQRQTKVMNEGTATYVHYQIMERLHDRGQISDGNYFEFLKSHTNVVFQPTFDDRRFSGFNPYALGFAMMQDIERIVTEPTDEDREWFPDIAGRGDPMQVLRGIWADYRDESFISQFLSPHLIRKWRLFQLYDDPQMSEGILVSAIHDERGYKRVRRQLAREYDIGWTDPRIDIIDVDLAGDRRLLLQHRAPNDWVLEDSETRQVLQHLADLWGYDVMLQEIDSAEKVVKEHAAHPREILQKGDLFS, encoded by the coding sequence ATGACCCAAGCGGCTATGCAGAAGGATCGATTGCTCTTCGAGGGCGCCGACTGGGATTTTTCGACCCTTCAGCGCATCCACGACGCGTGCGAGGAGATCGCGATCGGCGAACTGGGGCTCGACGTCTACCCGAACCAGATCGAGGTGATCACCGCCGAACAGATGCTGGATGCCTATTCATCGACGGGCATGCCGCTGTTCTATCGCCACTGGTCGTTCGGCAAACATTTCGCCCATCACGAAGCCTTCTATCGCCGTGGCATGCGGGATCTCGCCTACGAGATCGTCATCAACAGTTCGCCCTGCATCTCCTACCTGATGGAGGAGAACACGGCGACGATGCAGACCCTGGTCATCGCCCATGCGGCCTTCGGCCATAACCATTTCTTCAAGAACAACTATCTGTTCAAGCTGTGGACCGATGCCGAGGGTATTCTCGACTATCTCGATTTCGCCAAGGGTTATATTGCCCGCTGCGAGGAGCGTTACGGCGAAACAGCCGTCGAGCGGACCCTCGACGCCGCCCATGCGCTGATGTCGCATGGCGTGCACCGTTATGCCGGCAAGACGAGACTCGACCTGCGCCAGGAAGAAAAACGCCTGCAGGAACGGCGCGCCCACGAAGAGCAGATGTTTAACGATCTCTGGCGCACGGTGCCGGCGGGCCGCAAGCGCGACGCGGCCGACGTCGATCTCGAAAGGCGGCGCGCCGCCCTCGGCCTGCCGCAGGACAATCTGCTCTATTTCCTCGAAAAGTCCTCACCCCGGCTGCAACCGTGGCAACGGGAAATCCTGCGCATCGTCCGCCACGTGGCGCAATACTTCCACCCGCAGCGCCAGACCAAGGTGATGAACGAGGGGACCGCGACCTATGTCCATTACCAGATCATGGAAAGGCTCCACGACCGTGGGCAGATCAGCGACGGAAACTATTTCGAATTCCTGAAATCCCATACCAATGTCGTGTTCCAGCCAACCTTCGACGACCGGCGCTTCTCCGGCTTCAACCCCTATGCGCTCGGCTTTGCGATGATGCAGGATATCGAGCGGATCGTCACCGAGCCAACCGACGAGGATCGCGAGTGGTTCCCGGATATTGCCGGCCGCGGAGACCCGATGCAGGTTCTGCGCGGCATCTGGGCCGACTACCGCGACGAGAGCTTCATCAGCCAGTTCCTGAGCCCGCACCTGATCCGCAAATGGCGCCTTTTCCAACTCTACGACGATCCGCAGATGAGCGAAGGGATTCTGGTCTCGGCGATCCACGACGAGCGGGGCTACAAGCGGGTCCGCCGCCAGCTGGCGCGCGAATACGATATCGGCTGGACCGATCCGAGGATCGACATCATCGATGTCGACCTCGCCGGCGACCGCCGCCTTCTTCTGCAGCATCGGGCGCCGAACGACTGGGTTCTCGAGGACAGCGAGACCCGGCAGGTTCTGCAACATCTGGCGGATCTATGGGGATACGATGTCATGCTGCAGGAAATAGACAGCGCCGAGAAGGTGGTGAAGGAACATGCCGCGCATCCCCGCGAGATCCTGCAAAAGGGTGACCTCTTCTCCTGA
- a CDS encoding sensor histidine kinase gives MNHCSAIGPDLQTPHRELLEDLFEDAPGPTIIKDGESRFLFLNSKACEMFGVNLDDVLGRTDHDFLPADEADRIQKVDAGVLATGEERRCEEEVTGPDGSTRTLFTHKRRSFVPVPGGKKPVVVVVISDITKLRHAEQVLRASEERYRSLVELHPQTPWLADAEGNVIEVGPGWQNASGREVGEALGRGWEKTLHPADLPEVIAKWETAVHTGVPFDMIYRIGTTKGRYRWYRNRAAPRLDGNGRVVRWYGLLEDVHDRQLALKALQSSERRLREHRDELEKIVLERTAEVQEKNVELDRLLQHERGINALQRRFVGMISHEFRTPLAVIDGAAQRLTRTKTAATPQFLEGKALQIKGAVARMVELMESILAAGRLETGTIAINKEAGSLSSILRHCIASRAEISKSHTISHDLEALPALQMIDGAAIERVFSNLLSNAVKYSPAGSKIRVNGWKDGRRVLVSVSDSGIGMDADDLPKLFEPYFRARSATGIAGTGIGLNIVKEIVELHGGSISVQSLLGQGTTFTVELPFDEVRQQHSA, from the coding sequence ATGAACCACTGCTCCGCCATCGGACCTGATCTGCAAACACCTCACCGCGAACTTCTGGAAGACCTGTTCGAGGACGCTCCAGGACCTACGATCATCAAGGACGGAGAGTCGCGTTTCCTGTTCCTCAACAGCAAAGCATGCGAGATGTTCGGCGTGAACCTCGATGACGTGCTTGGCCGCACAGACCACGACTTCTTGCCTGCGGACGAAGCCGATCGAATCCAGAAGGTGGATGCGGGAGTGTTGGCCACCGGCGAGGAACGGCGGTGCGAGGAGGAGGTCACCGGGCCGGATGGTTCGACCCGGACGCTTTTCACGCACAAACGGCGGTCTTTCGTACCAGTGCCCGGCGGAAAGAAACCGGTCGTCGTTGTCGTCATTTCCGACATCACCAAACTCCGTCACGCTGAGCAGGTCCTGCGGGCCAGCGAGGAACGCTATCGCTCCCTTGTCGAACTGCATCCCCAAACACCGTGGTTGGCCGACGCAGAAGGGAACGTCATCGAAGTCGGCCCGGGGTGGCAGAATGCTTCCGGACGGGAGGTCGGCGAAGCGCTGGGACGCGGGTGGGAGAAGACCCTGCACCCGGCGGACCTGCCTGAAGTGATTGCCAAATGGGAAACCGCGGTCCACACCGGCGTGCCGTTCGACATGATCTACAGGATCGGGACAACGAAAGGGCGGTATCGGTGGTATAGGAACCGTGCTGCACCCCGGCTCGACGGCAACGGCAGGGTCGTCCGCTGGTATGGCCTCCTCGAGGACGTGCACGACCGCCAGCTTGCCCTCAAAGCCCTGCAGTCCAGCGAGCGAAGATTGCGCGAGCATCGGGACGAGCTCGAAAAGATCGTTCTGGAGAGGACGGCGGAAGTGCAGGAGAAGAACGTCGAGCTGGATCGCCTTCTCCAGCATGAACGGGGTATCAATGCGCTGCAGCGCCGCTTTGTCGGGATGATCTCGCACGAGTTCAGGACACCTCTGGCCGTGATCGACGGAGCGGCTCAGCGGCTCACGCGCACGAAGACGGCTGCGACCCCCCAGTTCCTGGAGGGCAAGGCTCTGCAGATCAAGGGCGCAGTCGCCCGCATGGTCGAGTTGATGGAAAGCATCCTTGCCGCCGGGCGGCTGGAGACAGGGACCATTGCAATCAACAAGGAAGCCGGTTCGCTCAGCTCGATTCTCCGCCATTGCATCGCAAGCCGGGCGGAGATCAGCAAGAGCCACACGATCAGCCATGATCTGGAAGCGCTTCCAGCCCTGCAGATGATCGATGGGGCCGCAATAGAGCGGGTCTTTTCCAATCTGTTGTCAAACGCAGTGAAATATTCGCCCGCCGGTTCCAAGATCCGTGTCAACGGATGGAAGGACGGTCGACGGGTTCTGGTCAGCGTCAGCGATTCCGGCATCGGCATGGATGCAGACGACCTGCCGAAGCTGTTCGAGCCCTACTTTCGCGCCCGCAGCGCCACCGGCATCGCGGGAACGGGGATCGGTCTCAATATCGTCAAGGAAATTGTGGAGTTGCATGGCGGCTCGATCTCGGTCCAGAGCCTCCTGGGCCAGGGCACGACCTTCACGGTGGAGCTGCCGTTCGACGAGGTCAGACAACAGCATTCGGCTTAG
- a CDS encoding cellulose biosynthesis cyclic di-GMP-binding regulatory protein BcsB: MKKALAIAVLLFSAGIAPAQTPAPFNMGPERPQAMPPTAPPGQQAPVSRPAPPAPGPVQTQIPLPPPRASGQTAPTPAPPRATAPSPATPAPAAQPATPARQPAALPAELAGRHYLVPEKSLRLNGEADQRSWSIYLTPEQAAAPAKLNLGYQNSIVVAPEASELAVTINDVPVYANPIASPDQISDRILDIPAGVLKAGINLIRFRADQRHRTDCTIESTFELWTDIDPQRTFLTFGASGTNRLSRLDDIRAVGVNDKGGTRFRLIVPALDQLGATDMLMRLTQGLALMGGMPNQSFAFEKTPSALPKSGELAIFVGTRDELRPLLPALPPAAANAAVASFLDYPGAHGASALVLSGPSWPALEGLIESFVAATDGSATQRRETLSTQAWHGLDTPFLFSNAAIDFAQLGIESQEFAGRLFRTRFTIGVPADFYANAYGEARILLDAAYTADVQPGSHIDIFVNGDIASTVPITSSGGAILRHLPIKLTLQHFKPGVNTITVEAALLTRQDIACAPGSTADSKARFALFGSSQFQMPDFARIAQVPNLAATAGTGFPYRIGTEPVSLFLGRIDEQTLSAAATFLGKMSIASHHVIPVDVTISAARVAGANALFIGSISEFPANILTQLKIDHESRNSWNPAGVSSNTSARSSLTLQDWQQRAGNNFFSQQFRALGDWAKENFDLSMAMLRFAPATDELYKPPQTAKLIIAQESDPTELGTWTAIISPDSASLAEGMQAFSAREEWDRLKGRIIVYESGDKEPHDVPVSWFRFMPTQPFSPGNARLIAANWLSDNIMSYALLLAAGGVLLGLATGGLLSLLGRNR; the protein is encoded by the coding sequence ATGAAAAAGGCTCTCGCAATCGCAGTTCTTCTTTTCTCCGCAGGCATCGCGCCGGCCCAGACGCCCGCGCCGTTCAACATGGGCCCGGAGCGGCCCCAGGCCATGCCGCCCACGGCTCCTCCGGGCCAGCAGGCGCCCGTATCCCGGCCGGCACCGCCCGCTCCCGGCCCGGTGCAGACGCAGATCCCGCTGCCGCCGCCTCGCGCTTCCGGCCAGACCGCGCCGACCCCTGCTCCGCCAAGGGCAACGGCACCCTCTCCGGCGACGCCCGCGCCAGCCGCACAGCCAGCAACGCCGGCGCGGCAGCCCGCAGCCCTTCCCGCGGAGCTTGCCGGGCGGCATTATCTGGTGCCCGAGAAGAGCCTGCGGCTGAACGGTGAGGCCGATCAGCGTTCATGGTCGATTTACCTGACACCCGAACAGGCGGCAGCTCCGGCAAAGCTCAATCTCGGCTACCAGAATTCCATCGTTGTCGCGCCGGAGGCCTCCGAACTGGCGGTCACCATCAACGACGTGCCGGTCTATGCCAATCCGATCGCCTCGCCCGATCAGATCAGCGACCGCATCCTCGACATTCCGGCGGGCGTTCTGAAAGCCGGCATCAATCTCATCCGCTTTCGCGCCGACCAGCGGCACCGCACCGACTGCACGATCGAATCGACCTTCGAACTGTGGACGGATATCGACCCGCAGCGGACGTTCCTGACGTTCGGCGCCAGCGGAACGAACCGGCTTTCGCGGCTCGACGACATCCGCGCCGTCGGCGTCAATGACAAGGGGGGCACCCGCTTCCGGCTGATCGTGCCGGCTCTCGACCAGCTCGGCGCAACCGACATGCTGATGCGGCTGACCCAAGGGTTGGCGCTTATGGGCGGCATGCCCAACCAGTCCTTTGCGTTCGAGAAAACCCCGAGCGCATTGCCGAAATCCGGCGAGCTCGCGATCTTCGTCGGTACCCGCGACGAACTGCGGCCACTGCTGCCGGCTCTGCCGCCCGCCGCCGCCAACGCCGCCGTAGCGAGTTTTCTCGACTATCCCGGCGCCCACGGCGCCTCGGCCCTCGTCCTATCCGGTCCAAGCTGGCCGGCATTGGAAGGACTGATCGAAAGTTTCGTCGCTGCCACCGACGGTTCGGCCACGCAACGGCGTGAGACGTTGTCTACTCAAGCCTGGCACGGCCTCGATACGCCGTTCCTGTTTTCGAATGCGGCGATCGATTTCGCGCAGCTCGGGATCGAAAGCCAGGAATTTGCCGGCCGGCTGTTCCGCACCCGCTTCACGATCGGCGTACCGGCCGACTTTTATGCCAACGCCTACGGGGAAGCGCGCATCCTGCTCGATGCCGCCTATACGGCAGACGTTCAACCCGGCAGCCACATCGACATCTTCGTCAACGGCGATATAGCCTCGACCGTGCCGATCACCTCCTCAGGCGGCGCGATCCTGCGCCATCTGCCGATCAAGCTCACGCTGCAGCATTTCAAGCCGGGCGTGAACACGATCACCGTGGAAGCAGCGCTCCTGACGCGCCAGGATATCGCCTGCGCTCCGGGCAGCACCGCCGACAGCAAGGCAAGGTTCGCGCTCTTCGGCAGCTCCCAGTTCCAGATGCCCGATTTCGCCCGCATCGCCCAGGTGCCCAATCTCGCCGCCACGGCGGGAACCGGTTTTCCATACCGGATAGGCACCGAGCCCGTTTCACTGTTCCTCGGCCGGATCGACGAACAAACCCTGTCAGCGGCGGCGACTTTTCTCGGAAAGATGTCGATCGCCTCGCACCACGTGATACCGGTCGATGTCACCATATCGGCGGCGCGGGTCGCCGGAGCGAACGCGCTCTTCATCGGCTCCATCTCGGAATTCCCGGCTAATATCCTCACGCAGCTGAAGATCGACCATGAGAGCCGCAACAGCTGGAACCCGGCGGGCGTGTCATCGAACACGTCGGCCAGAAGCTCGCTGACCCTGCAGGACTGGCAGCAGCGCGCCGGCAACAACTTCTTTTCGCAGCAGTTCAGGGCGCTCGGCGACTGGGCGAAGGAGAATTTCGACCTCAGCATGGCGATGCTGCGTTTTGCCCCGGCCACCGACGAACTCTACAAGCCGCCGCAAACGGCGAAGCTGATCATCGCCCAGGAAAGTGACCCGACCGAGCTCGGCACCTGGACCGCGATCATCTCCCCCGATTCCGCGTCGCTTGCAGAAGGCATGCAGGCTTTTTCAGCGCGGGAGGAATGGGACCGGCTGAAGGGCCGCATCATCGTTTATGAAAGCGGTGACAAGGAACCGCACGACGTGCCGGTGAGCTGGTTCCGGTTCATGCCGACGCAGCCCTTCTCGCCCGGAAACGCGCGGCTGATCGCGGCAAACTGGCTGTCGGACAATATCATGTCCTATGCCCTGCTGCTGGCCGCGGGCGGCGTGCTGCTCGGGCTCGCGACCGGCGGACTGCTGTCGCTGCTCGGCCGCAACAGATAA